The following is a genomic window from Bombus fervidus isolate BK054 chromosome 15, iyBomFerv1, whole genome shotgun sequence.
GTCATCTATTTTAACAGTTCTCGTATTTTCGGGAatgcaaatatataaagttcCCCTGGCATCGTCACAGGTTTATACAATATTGGGAGGATATATTGGATCTATATTGTTTTTGTGTGTATTAACTGCAATAGGAAACTTGGAAGCAACGATATTTGGCAAATCTTTTCAACAAAAATTGTTTCCTGAAGGTATGTTACTTGATGTTGACATTAAAAAGTCAAATATCACTAATTCAAgataataatcaaattttcttGTTACAGTTATCTTTTCATTGATAATCAGTTTAATTGCATCAGGTCTAGTACATCGTGTGGCAATTACAACCTGCTTCCTCTTTTCTATGATTGCATTATACTATATCAATCGAATTTCTCAAGAAACATATGCTGTTCCAGTACCTACAGTCTCAGTTCacacaaagaaaagaaagtaaaagaatCATAGAAACTCAGAGTAATTTATCAATCATTACACTACTGCACatttaaaaaactaattattctTGTAACTATTTTAACTTATGAATCTTTGCATAAAATTGTTTTGTTATTATTGACTCTTAATTAATCATTTCTCCCCAACTCTATAAGGACAGAACTGCAAAagatagataataaaaatcaaaatatatttatattatgtataaatattttacaatacttTAGGATTTTGCTTTCTTTTGCTGCTTCTGTGCTTCTCTGCTTCTTCTTTGTCACtgaaatattcgaaagatTCGTCTGAGTCATCAACACTGAGAGCATCTTTGTTCTCTTTTGCATCAGGATTATCTAAAGTAGGCTGTGACATAACTTGTTTATAAATCGTCATTGCCTAGAAGATGAAGTAATCATATACAACAATATACAATCTGCAAAGTAGTACACAGGGACAAATTTTTGGGTGACATACTTGTGTTACTAAGGAAGACACATCAGAAACATTACTGGGCAAGATCAAAGTATTGTTGACCTTTGCCAATTTGTTGAATGCTTTGACATACTGTTCTGCTATACTATATGCCGCTGCATTTTTTGCGTCTGTTATATTGAGAGCATTTGCCACAAGTTTTAAACTCTTTGCACGTGCTTCCGCGATGGCCACTAAAGCTTGTGCAGTACCAGTCGccttatttatttcttcttgtCTTATAGCCTCTGTTATGGTATCGTGtaagttatttataattttttaaacataataGATTGTTGACTAAAAACACGATTACAATTACCGGATGCTAGAATCTGCGCTAAACGTTTTCCTTCtgctatatttatttctgcTTCTCTAGTTCCTTCTGATTCTAAAACTGCAGCTCTCTTCTTGCGTTCTGCTTCCACTTGCATTTGCATTGCTTCTTGTACTCTCTGAGGTAGTCTTATGTCACCTGTTACAAGAAATTCAAatgacaataattttttatgtcaAATGAAAAAGTTTCTTCAATTAGCCTTACGTATTTCATATCTTAGACAAGCTATTCCCCAAGCTTCACTTGCTTTATTTATACTCTCAACAATAGAAACATTGAgcccttctctttctctgaaCACATTATCCAAAGATATTTTTCCTAGCTCAGATCGCATTGTAGTTTGAGCTATTTGAACTACGGCAAACTCAGGATCATCAACACCATATGAAGCCAGAAATGGATTAACAACTCTTAAGTATAACACACCatcaatatttaatgttacattatctacaataaaagaacaatataattaataccatatttatatctgtaatatttaaacatataattaaaTGTACCTGAGGTAACAGCACTTTGTTGAGGTATTTCTATAGCTATTTCTTTGAGACACTGAACATATTTAATTCTATCAATTATTGGTGTAAGAATGTTTAAGCCTGGGTTTAGAATCCTATGAAACTTTCCCATTCTTTCGACAATCCATGCCTAGAAGGatttattgaaagaaatttgaaatgaaCTCTCAGTTGGTCAAAGAATAATAGAAATGATTATAAACCTCTTGTTGTGGAACAAATAGTATAATGGTGTTCATCGGAGTGTTAGATTTACATCTAACATGTTGTATTATCGGCAGTTTAGCAACATGATGTTCAAATCCAAGAGCTGGTTGatgctttaaataaaattctggtTATATTGCAAAAGATTGCAAAGATAGATTTTAGGAATAATGTTTTAAGAAATGAGATTACCTTTAATATTCCAAAATTACGAGCAAGCTGTTTAAATTGGCAGTTTAATCCCCACTTGTACGTTCGCAACAACATTATACTGACAGACACAAGAGATGTTTTCCAGTACTATATTAGGTTAGATTCACGCGTTTAAactacgtaataccatatcttTGTAAACGGAAATTTTAACAGAAAAGGAACGTTGAACAAACGTCCACTTGGATATTTCCATACAATACCCGAGTAATCgcaaaaaagatattttcagTCATAAACCATGATATTTCATTCTTCGCATTCCCAAATTTGATAAAACGCCGAGATGTTCAACGGAGTTGAGTGAAGCTATACAAGATGTCCCAATAATCATGATACGATCGACAAGGCAAAAATGTAGAGTAACGTGTTTTCATATgatacttttttcttctttcatttaatctttttttttccagaaaattgaatttgaaaattgatcgAATACAATTAAACTTGACTAAAGAATATATTTCCTCAACCTCTAagtaatatttcaatcttaattatttcttgAAAAACATCATACACGTAGTTTTACTCACGCTATCAATAATTTAGAActattttgatttttcaatttttatttaatcgtgAATATACTTGACTCTATAAAAAACCGCACAATCtagtaaatatcttttaatctaaagattaaatttttatatttaataataattattaaaaattaaaatactaaaatattttctcgttttattcaaatatttggcaataatagttattattatgtaatttatttacatatcatTCACATATCATTAACCCATTATTACTTGAAATGAGACACtaattacttaaattttttatgttcCACAAGATTATTAAGTTAtcgtaacaaaatattcatttaaaaattcaattatatattaaattataaacgaGGAAGTTCATCTTATTTTTTTGTGCAGTATAGTCATATACTCTATAATAAGTAGAATATAATAATCTATAATAAGGAGAATAAGTAGAGAAAAGTTATATTCACAgacgaaaagaaatttaactTACATGATCCAGATGACctcgattttttattattatatcaaaaGTGCCTTGAGGAAGAATGGAACAATATATTCACAGGGTTATATTTGAAAACTGTATCATTCGTTGTCAAAACGGATGTTATAGATAGCAGAAGATAAGATCGGATCGAcgcattattaaataataaattgcattCTATCTTTCGTTCGATTTAATAGATAACGAATATTGTAACTTTGGAACTGTGCTATCATTCCGCTAACTATATTTGATACAGGTTGCTAATAAATATGAAAGTcattaataaaagatttaCTTTACTTATAGGTATTATATTGCTATAAAGCACTTTTCACATATCATTCGCCAAATTTGGGAAATTCTGATTTTATCCGTGAAAACCTAATGATAGCACGCATGTGGTATCTTTTTATCCAAATAGAACAAAAACTAGCTATTCCAGACTCTAAATAAAGgggaaataattttgataatttagttagaaattatatcaatgttgaaaattatttttaaaaatatcaggaAAGGTGTACTTGGGTTAATTTTTAGAACAAGTACTGGAAGCACTAGCAATAAACTATAAGAGATGTACTGAGGTTCAGAAAAATCGCTCAAAAAATACTGGTGGACTGGTTTCACACGAATCAACCAGAAAAATGAGATGCTCTTGTGGAAGCATTGATGAAGAAAGCGCAAAACTAAGCAAACAGTCTAGAATAAACCTTTcttcatttcaattttcttgtaACAATTACTAGTATTACTGTGCTTCAACTATTGCACATTTATTGTATTCCAGTCAGgcataataataaagtattttatcaaatataatttataagtaGTCGTAACACTTTTATATTCGATAaccttaaaataaattatttccttccatttaattaaatcgaatGGGAAAATTGAATCGTCCTCcataatacatttattatcgAATTACACAAAACTTAAAACTTTGtaacgataaaatatcgaaattcacGCCATCTGGATCGAttcgatatatttcaaattacaaaAAGACTTTAATTTGATTgttctttaatttctatatatttcatgtaatttattaagaatcGCTTTAATTGGATTCAGAAGACGATActtagatataaataaatatatatttatatgtaaatatctttcttaataccaatttttgataatacatatatttattatcatgcAAGGTCGAAAGTTTTCAAACAGTGCAATCGAGAGTTACGTCATCTTGGCTGAATCGATACATTTTAAATTACGAAAGAAGCACGTTATTCGttagtttttattatatactaattcatttgatttattaaaatttattttaatcttcaAGTATTAATATGCAAGATTTAGTAAAAGAGAAAACTTTgtgatttatgaaaatttgaacACTTTAGTATATTTAGTAGGGTATGTATGAGATATCAAGTGttatgtaaaacattttgaaattttattagcattATGATGAGACAATTTTCGGCGTTTTTTTGTTATTCCTCTTTAATATGCAAATTAAGAGTAGTATTTGAACAATACAAATGCCACATTGATCAGTTCCATAAACTAAATCATGTAGAAATTACTATAGTTAGATGTATGATGTTCTAGAAAAATTACGACGTAAGGTTAAAATCTAACTCGAAAAAAGACATGTCATATGAATTAACCTAGTATGTACATTGTTAGATTCGAttcaaactttaccaatataattgCGATAGTGGTGTTTCGTTAtagtaatgaaatttcaaattgttttttataatatacgcATAAAATGTCTTTAAAAGTGTTTGAGCactttcgtgagccactgTACACTGAAGAAATATATTCATGATTATATTCGCAAAAggtttatataaatgtttacaTACTTTACTGAGCCACTGTGAGATTACAAAAAACTCCATCTGCTTGACGTATCTTCATATTGCCCGCGGCATGACAGTGTTAGAAACGTGTCTGTTCTAGGGTTAAAAGAAAAGGACCTAACCTTTATTGGTCACCGTAAGCTATTGTTACAAGATCAACCAATAGGAAACGATGTTGTTCACGCGGAGAGAAATAATGCAGCAGTTGGGGGAACAGTCTACTGTAGCAATTGTATGGTAACTGACAGTTCAGTGGAAAATACCGTGTATGTAGGTGCATGTCATTATTCAGATCgaaaaattacggtttaatcgAAAATGTCATCTCCTGCACAAGTGGTAAGcaatatttcttcttattgATTTTTCAATTCCAAATAATCTTTCCAACAGTCTTTGttgaatttatacatttttcttgttATCCACATCTTGACAGTTCTCAGATGCAGGTTCGTTATTTTCTCCTTCGTAGAACAAAGACCTCAAAAGattctccttctttttattatagtaaaatacagaaactcaaaaattacaaaagaacATTCCATTGAACAGCTGTTCTCTTTGTTTTGAACAAGCGCTACCTTTTTTGCGTCCAGCGCTGACTGACTTTCGTTTTTGTTTACGGGCTATTAATAACTAATGTTGGTAGTATTGCCTGAGTCAGTTtgtttttacgtttatttccGCCAGCTGGCAATAAGAACATAAAGGATTCGAtcgtttttcttcgtttcaaatCGATCTATTACTTTTCGTTGTCAGTTTCTTGTTATAGGAAGTACgacgttttaaatatttagccTTAACACGATATACCGTATAATCTAATTAGTAAAGTATGTATTGTTGCAACTATATGAATTAAATTTGCTCTTATTGATATGAAAATTAAGTGCCACTGAATACTCTTTAACTATCCTGACTATGTTACTCTGCAATCTTCCACTGATTCTATAATTGATcaattaacattataaagtaacgttatatagtatatgtaATGTTTtactgaaatatatttttgttccagacaaagaataaaatcagTCCTTGAAAATTAATTCCTTCCAATTCTCCATTCCATTcaaattatcatttaaattGACTGTTTTATTGGAATTATAtcattggaatttttataatttccaaCTATTTGCATATAATACCAAGTTTAAAGTACATAGAACTATTCTTTAGTTTATCTCTATCATGATAATCTAGTTTGTCTTTCatgaattttaaacaaacaaaTGATTATGATTGCACAAGGGTATAGAACAACAATTAACAAAACCATTATGTTTTTACATTATCATAATGTGCTATTCTATTATCTTATCTTTTGTATCTGTttatctttcctttctttcattctttGTGCCCCATACAAGATATGtgtattttaaaacaattaactTTTCTTTTCAAACATTTGACATATCTTCTTaaacttttttataataacaaacATCCATTACACACGCATAAATAACTTACAATTGGACGCATTAACAAAATTATCCTTCCCTAACACTTTGTTTGCTGAGACTGGTTCAatgtgtaaaataataaatatgtcaTATTAAGCGTAATTTATACATACAACATATAAAATCGATGACGCACCGCATGCGTTTcggaaaaatttaatatatataactatcTTGCGAAATAAGTtatgtttatgaaaatatatgttaattatgtcgtaaaataaaactaaCTGTAAGATACTTAATATCGAAgggaaacaaagaaaagaaagaaagatttaaattaattaaaattcattaattttttgttagacgttatatagtaaaatcGTACAAAAGTAAAATACGTAGGttacggatttttatgcaaattcatatctttatgaacataatatttagtataatattacacatataatttaaaaaatggaacctagattgaaaattgttttacctattaaatattatagaaactcCCATacctgaatattttttaatttttgtaaattattttgcattttcgTATTTCCTATAAacacataaaaatccgcaattctaaaaataaaaataataagaacaaTTAAGaggaattaaaagtaaaataaaaagaaaagattagtAGTCGATAACGAGAGCATTCAAATGGGTTAACACGTTTACTGCCACAGTGATCATCAAATTGTTTAacatgattaaaaaaaagataaattttctgCACCAAGCAATTTTCAACAATGTGAATGACAGATTAAATTATGCGCAATTgtgcatattttaaaaatatagaaagttTGTGTGTCAGTGAACGTGTTAAGAAAAGATCGTTATTGTTAGCACAGTAGCGTTTCGGTTAAGAAGGTGTCAGTCACGTTCACGGTCGGCCATTTGATTCCGATTTCATGTTTTGTCTGTTCCAGTTAAAAAGTGTCGGCCCAAAGCTAGTCCCATTCTTTAAAAGCGTGTccgtgtattttatattactggCCGAGCAGCCGTCCCTGCTGACGGCATGTTTCAAGTGTTTGCCAATTATAAGTCTTATCGTCTTTGTTCTTCTACATGGAATTAGTTTATCGCAGGAGTAAGTGCGACAGAATTTTGCATGTGCCGATCCTTTTTGTTTCACGCCTCTTGTTCTGCAACTCAACAACACTCTATTAAATggttgtttcaatttttttatttcaaattaatatacgaatattgaaaaatttgaaaaaaagtaaagaaaacgAAATGGAAATGAGAAATCGCACCAGTAGTGTCACTAGCGCCCCATGCATTTTGACGATAAAATCGAAAAGTATTAACCGGGAGTAATTTATCGACCTCCGTGTTTCCGTTTTTATTATCAACCTAACGAGGGCAACGTAGTTGTTGTCGTTTACAGTGACTCATTAAAGCACTTCAAAATTTAACATGAGCaatgtttatgtatatattagtaTGACACGACTATCAtgattatatcgataaaaaaccaatctgaaaaaatatatatatcaatgatGGGTGAACAAACAAAAAGATACAAGTTAAATTTTAGTCAAACCAGAATAAGTATGTCCTTTATTCGTGGTCTGTGGTTAATTCGAATCATTTTTGTAAAACTCAATTGTGCCAGATACTGGttgatcaaataaatataagtgAAACTGAAGATTTTGGTCAAAATAACATAGATCGTCAATctcgaaggaagaaaaatgtttctaaaTCTAAATGAACATAACAAATGTTTTGTAAGTGCAATGGGATGAAACATATTCTAACAGTTGATCTTACATCgtactttaaatattattagtagTTCTTTGCAAAACTAATAATTCTGACTTAATGCTCTTTTGTCTGCATAAATATgtagtatatagtataatagttacaagatattttatatttgcactaaatatatgtaaatgtagcttccatgtatatttttaaattcgtctgaaattttaccaatataatcatggTAGCTACGACTCATTATGGtggtaataaaatttgaaaatatttagaaaatgtgtgtaatatataacacgcataatatttccatacagaatatttatagatatttgaATAGTTCTGTGagttattatacatatgtcaTATTATATCTACAAAATGATACTTGTAACGAGCAAGCGTTTAACTGAGCGGAAGATACGAGTTAATCGAGTCAATGTTACATTTCCGTGGCTACTCGTAGGTGCTAGCCATTTATTATACGATCTCGCTTACATGCTTATTTTCAGGTCACTTTTTTTCCCTAATCGGTAACGcacatatttttaaacgtcCCGCCAAGTTTGTTCTTTTTAACGATTTTCGCACTTCACAGATCGCGCGAAATTCTCGATTGATCTCGTAAGAGCAATTTTCCATTGGAAACAAAGAAGAGGATCGATTTATTACGAGGCAGAATATAACGTTCTGCGTCGGCCTTGTGACGTACATACCGATGATTGCTCTTCTTCCTATGTAACGTACGAAATGTTCGCTATTACGTTTCGACAGCcggcaatatatatatatatatatatgtatatatattaacgatatttctgtaatattttaaacaaaaaaaaaaaaaaaaaaaaattatatcgcTTTATAAAAGATGAACATTGatcgaaaaatattacgaCCGAAAAAGTCACCTGAAAATGTAAGTGTAAGCTAGAATATTTCTTCACTGCTTCTCTGTGCTTCTGTTTGCTTGGAATCTTGGATCAGAACTGGGCAATAATCATCTgaaattttcactttcattaattatttataatagaattatttatcatttcgaatatttataaaatgataaataacgaataattttattaacatataatgttgtcgtattatgtaaaatttatttgttaaataaaatatatatgccCATTTCTGCCATGATAGAAGTAATGTCTTTGGCGAAATGTATTTGTCGATTAGTGTTGATACGTATAgctgataataaatatttatgaataaagcTATCATGGAACCTATTTAATATTGGAACTACCTATGAACTATAACTTATACAAGGTATAGTTTATATTTATCcataaatctttaaaaaatctCAGGAAAATTCCCAAAGAATGCACCATTGTAATTCTaaagatttttaatacaatttttaataaaatttgccatacaatttttaagaaaaattaagtaaaatcGGTAGTTCTGGTATTACTGTTATTGCTATTTCTGTTTTAACATTAAACATCGCTATTCTATTTagttttgaaaattgaatattccGACAGAGACACTTACGATTGATGGTCTTATTTTTCAGATACAGATTCTCCAGACGAATATTGACAGGGTTGATATTCAGTTGCATAGGAGATGCGCTATTGGTTTGGCCTAGTTGTTTCACGCCAGGGATGTGCATGTTTGCTCTGGCCCAAATCATGTACATCAGTGCATTCGGTTTTATACCGCTTAACATAATGTTAGGTACAATTTTATACGCGTTGTGTTCGCTAGGTAAGTCAAGAATAATCagattgcgaatttttatgcatttataaggATTTTAGAATTGCAAAAGATATAGGAAATATCCAATGTATAGGACTTATCGTAATATGTaacgaatgaaagaaatttctactTATTTTTAGATTCCATTTGTTTAATTGAGTTTGTAAAACcagtttgcataaaaatccgcagtctacgAATAATCCTCCGTCCtgattataaaaagaaacatactGATTGAATATGGTGTCTCAATAaccattttcaaatttgttgtATGAAAAGTCTCCTGTCGATTGCACCATGATTATCGAGACATcctatatatacaaaaattaaacaagcttttggaaaaataaaaaaaaaaaaaatcgtatttttcaGTCATATACGCTTTAATGCCTGGTCTGAATGGAATTCTGGTGTTTGGGGTCCCTGTTTACACGGTGTTACTAACCACCATGGCGTGGAGGGCAATCTCTAGAGTGCAATTTTACAAAGTACAGAGAAAAGtagaaaacaaaatgaaaagtttCGTTTTGTTTACACACGGTGTTTTCCAGTCTTTTGGAATTTTCATGGATCGTTTGGCTTACTTCCTGCCTTTTATCTAGCAGATAATTAGATTAGCTGTAGATAAATTGAGTTACATGTTTTGTTACGTTCAATGTAACACGATCCACTGATCCAACTAAAGGGTGAAACGAACGAGTCATGTAAAAACAAGATGGGTAGGAGATGGCCTACACCTTGACCACGTGCATCCACGTACTATGCTTCCTTGTTCATCACGTCGAAAGGGAGGAGGCTgcgtgttataaataaattataatttaagaaGACTTTTATTCAATTATCCAGATTAAAGGAGATGTATCCATtcataaaaagattatattgGATCGTTCGAGAAGTTCGTAACGTTCTTATTATGAATTTCTATCCAACACATGTAGCTAAACTGATTAACTGTTACTATTTATTggactgcagatttttatatatttattacatattatacaaagatatatgtatataaaatatccaaaatatagTAGCGGTTTAATGTTTAGTAAAACAAATCTAATCCCattttttttaactatatttataaaagcatgaatttgcataaatatatcCGTAGTTTATTTATGATTTAAAAGTTATTCGAAGGAATTCATTACCGAGAAAGACGAGAAATTTGCCAAGAAAGGACTCGTAAAATTACAGATTACGAAAATCCGAATTCTAGATAAATCTTCCTTAACTTTCGTTACCAATTTTCCGAGCAAAAATAATACGACTGGAAAGCACTGTGCTGGAAAGTACACAGTCACTATTTTCATCATACACGATCTATTGAATAAATCGTATTTCTTCGTCAGGAGCTATGGACGTGGACTAAATTATGCAGTTGCATTGGCAGTATATGTTTCCTCATATCTGATACGCTGCTCGGATTTCACTATTTTCATACTCCACTACCTTATTCTCAGGTATAATGATTTTGATACATAATatctttatacatattttcaataCGATTTTCTTTATTGTCCTTTTTTTGTTAACTGGTCAAAGTATTTTTCAGGTTTCTATAATGTTAACCTACTATGCGGCTCAATTGGGAATAGCTTTGAGCGCAGTTGGTTCTAAAAatagcaacaacaacaataataataatgttagcAACGATAAAACTGACACAGTCTTGATCAAGGGTTAAGAGAGAATCTTCTCTTCAGTTTATAGACTATAAATATTGCGaattacattatactgctCGAAATAATTCGAAACATAGGCACGAATGAAAATACTATAAGATATTAGGAAAGTTCAGTTTCCATAACGTTGATAGCtgtcgatatatatatagatagtaATCTAGCTATTTTGAGCAGTATATTACGACTAGAGACCACATAGATCAGTTTAGCGTAATCGTTGTTTTGAAATAGGTACGATGcacctcgttaaaggatttatgATAATTGTAAATCTAGAAGTCATAAACACTGCCACTTTCCTAAGGCAAGGATTTTTACCTGATCATTCAATGATTCATTGTAGTCgatatttattgcatttaACGATCGTCTGATGGACGTTATTCATTCCCTTTCTCTCCGACGTGAACGTCGaatcgaaagaaagatatacatatatacttgaAATGCTGTGAATTATTAAGTATaatcgtataatgttatttagaAACAATTAGGATGCTCTTCGTGATCGCAAGAATTCTTTTTACTCcaattaatactatatatatgctcaacgtataatgtttacTCAGACTTTCACGTTCGTTTATACCGTTATGAACGTTGAATATTAATAGAGACGAAAGATTTcagtatttctatataattgtCAACTCGAAACGAACTTctcgattaaaatattcgcAGAAATGTTGACACGCGCAGTTTGTATATCATCTCgtgatacatacatattacgaACCAAAATGTATTTCTTTGTACAGTAGTGAGTAAAAATGCTAAATATCTCATGAATAGTTGAATGTTAGTTAAAAGTGTTCAGATAGAACGACTTACTTTTACTAAAGTGAATAATGAAATTCTAGATGTTTTGGTACTGTTCTCTCgtt
Proteins encoded in this region:
- the LOC139994903 gene encoding lysoplasmalogenase TMEM86A isoform X3 translates to MSSPAQVLKSVGPKLVPFFKSVSVYFILLAEQPSLLTACFKCLPIISLIVFVLLHGISLSQEYRFSRRILTGLIFSCIGDALLVWPSCFTPGMCMFALAQIMYISAFGFIPLNIMLGTILYALCSLVIYALMPGLNGILVFGVPVYTVLLTTMAWRAISRVQFYKVQRKELWTWTKLCSCIGSICFLISDTLLGFHYFHTPLPYSQVSIMLTYYAAQLGIALSAVGSKNSNNNNNNNVSNDKTDTVLIKG
- the LOC139994903 gene encoding lysoplasmalogenase TMEM86A isoform X2 — its product is MSLFRSKNYGLIENVISCTSDRAKFSIDLVRAIFHWKQRRGSIYYEAEYNVLRRPCDVHTDDCSSSYVTYRFSRRILTGLIFSCIGDALLVWPSCFTPGMCMFALAQIMYISAFGFIPLNIMLGTILYALCSLVIYALMPGLNGILVFGVPVYTVLLTTMAWRAISRVQFYKELWTWTKLCSCIGSICFLISDTLLGFHYFHTPLPYSQVSIMLTYYAAQLGIALSAVGSKNSNNNNNNNVSNDKTDTVLIKG
- the LOC139994903 gene encoding lysoplasmalogenase TMEM86A isoform X1 encodes the protein MSLFRSKNYGLIENVISCTSDRAKFSIDLVRAIFHWKQRRGSIYYEAEYNVLRRPCDVHTDDCSSSYVTYRFSRRILTGLIFSCIGDALLVWPSCFTPGMCMFALAQIMYISAFGFIPLNIMLGTILYALCSLVIYALMPGLNGILVFGVPVYTVLLTTMAWRAISRVQFYKVQRKELWTWTKLCSCIGSICFLISDTLLGFHYFHTPLPYSQVSIMLTYYAAQLGIALSAVGSKNSNNNNNNNVSNDKTDTVLIKG
- the LOC139994903 gene encoding lysoplasmalogenase TMEM86A isoform X4, encoding MSSPAQVLKSVGPKLVPFFKSVSVYFILLAEQPSLLTACFKCLPIISLIVFVLLHGISLSQEYRFSRRILTGLIFSCIGDALLVWPSCFTPGMCMFALAQIMYISAFGFIPLNIMLGTILYALCSLVIYALMPGLNGILVFGVPVYTVLLTTMAWRAISRVQFYKELWTWTKLCSCIGSICFLISDTLLGFHYFHTPLPYSQVSIMLTYYAAQLGIALSAVGSKNSNNNNNNNVSNDKTDTVLIKG
- the Stoml2 gene encoding stomatin like 2, with protein sequence MLLRTYKWGLNCQFKQLARNFGILKHQPALGFEHHVAKLPIIQHVRCKSNTPMNTIILFVPQQEAWIVERMGKFHRILNPGLNILTPIIDRIKYVQCLKEIAIEIPQQSAVTSDNVTLNIDGVLYLRVVNPFLASYGVDDPEFAVVQIAQTTMRSELGKISLDNVFREREGLNVSIVESINKASEAWGIACLRYEIRDIRLPQRVQEAMQMQVEAERKKRAAVLESEGTREAEINIAEGKRLAQILASEAIRQEEINKATGTAQALVAIAEARAKSLKLVANALNITDAKNAAAYSIAEQYVKAFNKLAKVNNTLILPSNVSDVSSLVTQAMTIYKQVMSQPTLDNPDAKENKDALSVDDSDESFEYFSDKEEAEKHRSSKRKQNPKFCPYRVGEK
- the LOC139994903 gene encoding lysoplasmalogenase TMEM86A isoform X5 encodes the protein MELVYRRNRAKFSIDLVRAIFHWKQRRGSIYYEAEYNVLRRPCDVHTDDCSSSYVTYRFSRRILTGLIFSCIGDALLVWPSCFTPGMCMFALAQIMYISAFGFIPLNIMLGTILYALCSLVIYALMPGLNGILVFGVPVYTVLLTTMAWRAISRVQFYKVQRKELWTWTKLCSCIGSICFLISDTLLGFHYFHTPLPYSQVSIMLTYYAAQLGIALSAVGSKNSNNNNNNNVSNDKTDTVLIKG
- the LOC139994909 gene encoding protein KRTCAP2 homolog, with product MPVSSGVSFVLSSILTVLVFSGMQIYKVPLASSQVYTILGGYIGSILFLCVLTAIGNLEATIFGKSFQQKLFPEVIFSLIISLIASGLVHRVAITTCFLFSMIALYYINRISQETYAVPVPTVSVHTKKRK